A single Anopheles arabiensis isolate DONGOLA chromosome 2, AaraD3, whole genome shotgun sequence DNA region contains:
- the LOC120894441 gene encoding RNA-binding protein Nova-1 isoform X11 yields the protein MELFEATGTTTATTTTATNGGGDNYHFKTLVPSVAAGAIIGKGGETIASLQKDAGARVKMSKAHDFYPGTTERICLISGTVEGILAVLDFITDKIREKPDITKALTEADAKQAQERDKQVKILVPNTTAGMIIGKAGAYIKQIKEESGSYVQISQKPKDLTLQERCITIIGEKENNRIACKMILAKIVEDPSSGTCLNVSYADINGPVANFNPTGSPFAASQNPNFSSSTASLNSAISGPLPNAAATGLLVNGTGLNLSLNLGAPSPQTNPTVTTQLLDHIKSAMRQSGYSDTATAEVHAALGVLAKYGVLGIGVGLQNGTHSTTLGYLGMPEMQQSSAAAAAAASAATGVYGAVGQLNLDSYLHGAGTATPRTTAIDRYDPTTFDPFRHPGTQAATPISINNNAFGLGNPSALNAAAQTLGSLSKSPTPAEMTTSKEKNVEIPEVIVGAILGPAGRSLVEIQHISGANIQISKKGIFAPGTRNRIVTITGQQNAINVAQYLIEERISQEETKRACQTAANAAATNKTSAASVATVTQ from the exons ATGGAACTGTTCGAAG CTACGGGAactaccaccgccaccactacCACAGCTACCAATGGCGGTGGAGACAACTATCACTTCAAGACGCTGGTACCGTCTGTCGCGGCCGGTGCCATCATCGGCAAGGGCGGCGAAACGATCGCCTCGCTACAGAAGGATGCCGGTGCCCGGGTGAAGATGTCCAAGGCGCACGACTTCTATCCCG GTACCACCGAGCGTATCTGTCTCATTAGCGGCACGGTCGAGGGCATCCTGGCCGTGCTCGATTTTATCACCGACAAGATACGCGAGAAGCCCGACATTACCAAAGCGCTCACCGAGGCGGACGCGAAGCAGGCCCAGGAGCGCGACAAGCAGGTCAAGATACTGGTGCCGAACACGACCGCGGGCATGATCATCGGTAAGGCCGGTGCGTACATCAAACAGATCAAGGAGGAGTCCGGCTCCTACGTGCAGATCTCGCAGAAGCCGAAAGACCTGACGCTGCAGGAGCGCTGCATCACGATCATCGGCGAGAAGGAGAACAACCGGATTGCATGCAAGATGATCCTGGCCAAGATCGTCGAAGATCCCTCATCCGGCACCTGCTTGAACGTATCATACGCAGACATCAACGGACCGGTGGCCAACTTCAACCCCACTGGTTCGCCATTCGCCGCCTCACAGAATCCCAATTTCAGCTCGAGCACCGCCTCACTCAACTCCGCCATCAGCGGGCCGCTGCCGAATGCGGCGGCCACCGGTTTGCTGGTCAACGGCACCGGGCTCAATCTGTCATTAAACCTAggtgcaccatcaccacagaCTAATCCTACCGTTACCACACAATTGCTTGATCATATTAAG AGTGCCATGAGACAGTCCGGCTACTCGGACACGGCCACGGCTGAGGTGCATGCCGCGCTCGGTGTGCTGGCAAAGTATGGCGTCCTGGGCATCGGTGTCGGGCTGCAGAACGGTACGCACTCGACCACGCTCGGCTATCTGGGCATGCCGGAGATGCAACAgtcgtcggcggcggcggcggccgctgccTCGGCCGCCACCGGCGTGTACGGTGCCGTCGGTCAGCTCAACCTCGACTCGTACCTGCACGGGGCGGGCACGGCGACGCCTCGCACTACCGCCATCGATCGCTACGATCCGACCACGTTCGATCCGTTCCGGCATCCGGGCACGCAGGCGGCGACCCCGATCTCGATCAACAACAATGCGTTCGGGCTCGGCAACCCGAGCGCCCTGAACGCGGCTGCCCAAACGCTCGGCTCGCTCAGCAAGAGCCCGACCCCGGCCGAGATGACCACGAGCAAGGAGAAGAACGTCGAAATCCCGGAAGTGATCGTAGGTGCCATCCTCG GACCGGCCGGGCGCAGTTTGGTCGAAATTCAGCACATATCCGGCGCGAACATTCAGATCTCGAAGAAGGGCATCTTTGCGCCGGGCACGCGCAACCGGATCGTCACCATCACCGGCCAGCAGAACGCGATCAACGTGGCGCAGTACCTAATAGAGGAGCGCATCAGCCAGGAGGAGACGAAGCGGGCGTGCCAGACGGCGGCCAATGCGGCGGCCACCAACAAAACGTCGGCCGCGTCGGTCGCCACCGTAACGCAATAG
- the LOC120894441 gene encoding RNA-binding protein Nova-1 isoform X7, producing MWPYGYPPEHNESKAMDAHLLTMFLQRKSPDAHIDPSRTVTQLNHAMELFEATGTTTATTTTATNGGGDNYHFKTLVPSVAAGAIIGKGGETIASLQKDAGARVKMSKAHDFYPGTTERICLISGTVEGILAVLDFITDKIREKPDITKALTEADAKQAQERDKQVKILVPNTTAGMIIGKAGAYIKQIKEESGSYVQISQKPKDLTLQERCITIIGEKENNRIACKMILAKIVEDPSSGTCLNVSYADINGPVANFNPTGSPFAASQNPNFSSSTASLNSAISGPLPNAAATGLLVNGTGLNLSLNLGAPSPQTNPTVTTQLLDHIKSAMRQSGYSDTATAEVHAALGVLAKYGVLGIGVGLQNGTHSTTLGYLGMPEMQQSSAAAAAAASAATGVYGAVGQLNLDSYLHGAGTATPRTTAIDRYDPTTFDPFRHPGTQAATPISINNNAFGLGNPSALNAAAQTLGSLSKSPTPAEMTTSKEKNVEIPEVIVGAILGPAGRSLVEIQHISGANIQISKKGIFAPGTRNRIVTITGQQNAINVAQYLIEERISQEETKRACQTAANAAATNKTSAASVATVTQ from the exons GTAAGTCCCCCGATGCGCACATTGATCCCAGCAGGACGGTCACACAACTGAACCACGCAATGGAACTGTTCGAAG CTACGGGAactaccaccgccaccactacCACAGCTACCAATGGCGGTGGAGACAACTATCACTTCAAGACGCTGGTACCGTCTGTCGCGGCCGGTGCCATCATCGGCAAGGGCGGCGAAACGATCGCCTCGCTACAGAAGGATGCCGGTGCCCGGGTGAAGATGTCCAAGGCGCACGACTTCTATCCCG GTACCACCGAGCGTATCTGTCTCATTAGCGGCACGGTCGAGGGCATCCTGGCCGTGCTCGATTTTATCACCGACAAGATACGCGAGAAGCCCGACATTACCAAAGCGCTCACCGAGGCGGACGCGAAGCAGGCCCAGGAGCGCGACAAGCAGGTCAAGATACTGGTGCCGAACACGACCGCGGGCATGATCATCGGTAAGGCCGGTGCGTACATCAAACAGATCAAGGAGGAGTCCGGCTCCTACGTGCAGATCTCGCAGAAGCCGAAAGACCTGACGCTGCAGGAGCGCTGCATCACGATCATCGGCGAGAAGGAGAACAACCGGATTGCATGCAAGATGATCCTGGCCAAGATCGTCGAAGATCCCTCATCCGGCACCTGCTTGAACGTATCATACGCAGACATCAACGGACCGGTGGCCAACTTCAACCCCACTGGTTCGCCATTCGCCGCCTCACAGAATCCCAATTTCAGCTCGAGCACCGCCTCACTCAACTCCGCCATCAGCGGGCCGCTGCCGAATGCGGCGGCCACCGGTTTGCTGGTCAACGGCACCGGGCTCAATCTGTCATTAAACCTAggtgcaccatcaccacagaCTAATCCTACCGTTACCACACAATTGCTTGATCATATTAAG AGTGCCATGAGACAGTCCGGCTACTCGGACACGGCCACGGCTGAGGTGCATGCCGCGCTCGGTGTGCTGGCAAAGTATGGCGTCCTGGGCATCGGTGTCGGGCTGCAGAACGGTACGCACTCGACCACGCTCGGCTATCTGGGCATGCCGGAGATGCAACAgtcgtcggcggcggcggcggccgctgccTCGGCCGCCACCGGCGTGTACGGTGCCGTCGGTCAGCTCAACCTCGACTCGTACCTGCACGGGGCGGGCACGGCGACGCCTCGCACTACCGCCATCGATCGCTACGATCCGACCACGTTCGATCCGTTCCGGCATCCGGGCACGCAGGCGGCGACCCCGATCTCGATCAACAACAATGCGTTCGGGCTCGGCAACCCGAGCGCCCTGAACGCGGCTGCCCAAACGCTCGGCTCGCTCAGCAAGAGCCCGACCCCGGCCGAGATGACCACGAGCAAGGAGAAGAACGTCGAAATCCCGGAAGTGATCGTAGGTGCCATCCTCG GACCGGCCGGGCGCAGTTTGGTCGAAATTCAGCACATATCCGGCGCGAACATTCAGATCTCGAAGAAGGGCATCTTTGCGCCGGGCACGCGCAACCGGATCGTCACCATCACCGGCCAGCAGAACGCGATCAACGTGGCGCAGTACCTAATAGAGGAGCGCATCAGCCAGGAGGAGACGAAGCGGGCGTGCCAGACGGCGGCCAATGCGGCGGCCACCAACAAAACGTCGGCCGCGTCGGTCGCCACCGTAACGCAATAG
- the LOC120894441 gene encoding RNA-binding protein Nova-1 isoform X9 — MWPYGYPPEHNESKAMDAHLLTMFLQPTGTTTATTTTATNGGGDNYHFKTLVPSVAAGAIIGKGGETIASLQKDAGARVKMSKAHDFYPGTTERICLISGTVEGILAVLDFITDKIREKPDITKALTEADAKQAQERDKQVKILVPNTTAGMIIGKAGAYIKQIKEESGSYVQISQKPKDLTLQERCITIIGEKENNRIACKMILAKIVEDPSSGTCLNVSYADINGPVANFNPTGSPFAASQNPNFSSSTASLNSAISGPLPNAAATGLLVNGTGLNLSLNLGAPSPQTNPTVTTQLLDHIKSAMRQSGYSDTATAEVHAALGVLAKYGVLGIGVGLQNGTHSTTLGYLGMPEMQQSSAAAAAAASAATGVYGAVGQLNLDSYLHGAGTATPRTTAIDRYDPTTFDPFRHPGTQAATPISINNNAFGLGNPSALNAAAQTLGSLSKSPTPAEMTTSKEKNVEIPEVIVGAILGPAGRSLVEIQHISGANIQISKKGIFAPGTRNRIVTITGQQNAINVAQYLIEERISQEETKRACQTAANAAATNKTSAASVATVTQ, encoded by the exons CTACGGGAactaccaccgccaccactacCACAGCTACCAATGGCGGTGGAGACAACTATCACTTCAAGACGCTGGTACCGTCTGTCGCGGCCGGTGCCATCATCGGCAAGGGCGGCGAAACGATCGCCTCGCTACAGAAGGATGCCGGTGCCCGGGTGAAGATGTCCAAGGCGCACGACTTCTATCCCG GTACCACCGAGCGTATCTGTCTCATTAGCGGCACGGTCGAGGGCATCCTGGCCGTGCTCGATTTTATCACCGACAAGATACGCGAGAAGCCCGACATTACCAAAGCGCTCACCGAGGCGGACGCGAAGCAGGCCCAGGAGCGCGACAAGCAGGTCAAGATACTGGTGCCGAACACGACCGCGGGCATGATCATCGGTAAGGCCGGTGCGTACATCAAACAGATCAAGGAGGAGTCCGGCTCCTACGTGCAGATCTCGCAGAAGCCGAAAGACCTGACGCTGCAGGAGCGCTGCATCACGATCATCGGCGAGAAGGAGAACAACCGGATTGCATGCAAGATGATCCTGGCCAAGATCGTCGAAGATCCCTCATCCGGCACCTGCTTGAACGTATCATACGCAGACATCAACGGACCGGTGGCCAACTTCAACCCCACTGGTTCGCCATTCGCCGCCTCACAGAATCCCAATTTCAGCTCGAGCACCGCCTCACTCAACTCCGCCATCAGCGGGCCGCTGCCGAATGCGGCGGCCACCGGTTTGCTGGTCAACGGCACCGGGCTCAATCTGTCATTAAACCTAggtgcaccatcaccacagaCTAATCCTACCGTTACCACACAATTGCTTGATCATATTAAG AGTGCCATGAGACAGTCCGGCTACTCGGACACGGCCACGGCTGAGGTGCATGCCGCGCTCGGTGTGCTGGCAAAGTATGGCGTCCTGGGCATCGGTGTCGGGCTGCAGAACGGTACGCACTCGACCACGCTCGGCTATCTGGGCATGCCGGAGATGCAACAgtcgtcggcggcggcggcggccgctgccTCGGCCGCCACCGGCGTGTACGGTGCCGTCGGTCAGCTCAACCTCGACTCGTACCTGCACGGGGCGGGCACGGCGACGCCTCGCACTACCGCCATCGATCGCTACGATCCGACCACGTTCGATCCGTTCCGGCATCCGGGCACGCAGGCGGCGACCCCGATCTCGATCAACAACAATGCGTTCGGGCTCGGCAACCCGAGCGCCCTGAACGCGGCTGCCCAAACGCTCGGCTCGCTCAGCAAGAGCCCGACCCCGGCCGAGATGACCACGAGCAAGGAGAAGAACGTCGAAATCCCGGAAGTGATCGTAGGTGCCATCCTCG GACCGGCCGGGCGCAGTTTGGTCGAAATTCAGCACATATCCGGCGCGAACATTCAGATCTCGAAGAAGGGCATCTTTGCGCCGGGCACGCGCAACCGGATCGTCACCATCACCGGCCAGCAGAACGCGATCAACGTGGCGCAGTACCTAATAGAGGAGCGCATCAGCCAGGAGGAGACGAAGCGGGCGTGCCAGACGGCGGCCAATGCGGCGGCCACCAACAAAACGTCGGCCGCGTCGGTCGCCACCGTAACGCAATAG
- the LOC120894441 gene encoding RNA-binding protein Nova-1 isoform X10: MPFSTRPTGCSVLKIVSQQATGTTTATTTTATNGGGDNYHFKTLVPSVAAGAIIGKGGETIASLQKDAGARVKMSKAHDFYPGTTERICLISGTVEGILAVLDFITDKIREKPDITKALTEADAKQAQERDKQVKILVPNTTAGMIIGKAGAYIKQIKEESGSYVQISQKPKDLTLQERCITIIGEKENNRIACKMILAKIVEDPSSGTCLNVSYADINGPVANFNPTGSPFAASQNPNFSSSTASLNSAISGPLPNAAATGLLVNGTGLNLSLNLGAPSPQTNPTVTTQLLDHIKSAMRQSGYSDTATAEVHAALGVLAKYGVLGIGVGLQNGTHSTTLGYLGMPEMQQSSAAAAAAASAATGVYGAVGQLNLDSYLHGAGTATPRTTAIDRYDPTTFDPFRHPGTQAATPISINNNAFGLGNPSALNAAAQTLGSLSKSPTPAEMTTSKEKNVEIPEVIVGAILGPAGRSLVEIQHISGANIQISKKGIFAPGTRNRIVTITGQQNAINVAQYLIEERISQEETKRACQTAANAAATNKTSAASVATVTQ, from the exons ATGCCCTTCTCAACCCGACCGACGGGCTGCTCGGTACTAAAAATAGTGTCGCAACAAG CTACGGGAactaccaccgccaccactacCACAGCTACCAATGGCGGTGGAGACAACTATCACTTCAAGACGCTGGTACCGTCTGTCGCGGCCGGTGCCATCATCGGCAAGGGCGGCGAAACGATCGCCTCGCTACAGAAGGATGCCGGTGCCCGGGTGAAGATGTCCAAGGCGCACGACTTCTATCCCG GTACCACCGAGCGTATCTGTCTCATTAGCGGCACGGTCGAGGGCATCCTGGCCGTGCTCGATTTTATCACCGACAAGATACGCGAGAAGCCCGACATTACCAAAGCGCTCACCGAGGCGGACGCGAAGCAGGCCCAGGAGCGCGACAAGCAGGTCAAGATACTGGTGCCGAACACGACCGCGGGCATGATCATCGGTAAGGCCGGTGCGTACATCAAACAGATCAAGGAGGAGTCCGGCTCCTACGTGCAGATCTCGCAGAAGCCGAAAGACCTGACGCTGCAGGAGCGCTGCATCACGATCATCGGCGAGAAGGAGAACAACCGGATTGCATGCAAGATGATCCTGGCCAAGATCGTCGAAGATCCCTCATCCGGCACCTGCTTGAACGTATCATACGCAGACATCAACGGACCGGTGGCCAACTTCAACCCCACTGGTTCGCCATTCGCCGCCTCACAGAATCCCAATTTCAGCTCGAGCACCGCCTCACTCAACTCCGCCATCAGCGGGCCGCTGCCGAATGCGGCGGCCACCGGTTTGCTGGTCAACGGCACCGGGCTCAATCTGTCATTAAACCTAggtgcaccatcaccacagaCTAATCCTACCGTTACCACACAATTGCTTGATCATATTAAG AGTGCCATGAGACAGTCCGGCTACTCGGACACGGCCACGGCTGAGGTGCATGCCGCGCTCGGTGTGCTGGCAAAGTATGGCGTCCTGGGCATCGGTGTCGGGCTGCAGAACGGTACGCACTCGACCACGCTCGGCTATCTGGGCATGCCGGAGATGCAACAgtcgtcggcggcggcggcggccgctgccTCGGCCGCCACCGGCGTGTACGGTGCCGTCGGTCAGCTCAACCTCGACTCGTACCTGCACGGGGCGGGCACGGCGACGCCTCGCACTACCGCCATCGATCGCTACGATCCGACCACGTTCGATCCGTTCCGGCATCCGGGCACGCAGGCGGCGACCCCGATCTCGATCAACAACAATGCGTTCGGGCTCGGCAACCCGAGCGCCCTGAACGCGGCTGCCCAAACGCTCGGCTCGCTCAGCAAGAGCCCGACCCCGGCCGAGATGACCACGAGCAAGGAGAAGAACGTCGAAATCCCGGAAGTGATCGTAGGTGCCATCCTCG GACCGGCCGGGCGCAGTTTGGTCGAAATTCAGCACATATCCGGCGCGAACATTCAGATCTCGAAGAAGGGCATCTTTGCGCCGGGCACGCGCAACCGGATCGTCACCATCACCGGCCAGCAGAACGCGATCAACGTGGCGCAGTACCTAATAGAGGAGCGCATCAGCCAGGAGGAGACGAAGCGGGCGTGCCAGACGGCGGCCAATGCGGCGGCCACCAACAAAACGTCGGCCGCGTCGGTCGCCACCGTAACGCAATAG
- the LOC120894441 gene encoding RNA-binding protein Nova-1 isoform X8, giving the protein MAADAAMDTTCPSPELGDSRKRPLDDGTDDGTSKRSHFSTNATGTTTATTTTATNGGGDNYHFKTLVPSVAAGAIIGKGGETIASLQKDAGARVKMSKAHDFYPGTTERICLISGTVEGILAVLDFITDKIREKPDITKALTEADAKQAQERDKQVKILVPNTTAGMIIGKAGAYIKQIKEESGSYVQISQKPKDLTLQERCITIIGEKENNRIACKMILAKIVEDPSSGTCLNVSYADINGPVANFNPTGSPFAASQNPNFSSSTASLNSAISGPLPNAAATGLLVNGTGLNLSLNLGAPSPQTNPTVTTQLLDHIKSAMRQSGYSDTATAEVHAALGVLAKYGVLGIGVGLQNGTHSTTLGYLGMPEMQQSSAAAAAAASAATGVYGAVGQLNLDSYLHGAGTATPRTTAIDRYDPTTFDPFRHPGTQAATPISINNNAFGLGNPSALNAAAQTLGSLSKSPTPAEMTTSKEKNVEIPEVIVGAILGPAGRSLVEIQHISGANIQISKKGIFAPGTRNRIVTITGQQNAINVAQYLIEERISQEETKRACQTAANAAATNKTSAASVATVTQ; this is encoded by the exons CTACGGGAactaccaccgccaccactacCACAGCTACCAATGGCGGTGGAGACAACTATCACTTCAAGACGCTGGTACCGTCTGTCGCGGCCGGTGCCATCATCGGCAAGGGCGGCGAAACGATCGCCTCGCTACAGAAGGATGCCGGTGCCCGGGTGAAGATGTCCAAGGCGCACGACTTCTATCCCG GTACCACCGAGCGTATCTGTCTCATTAGCGGCACGGTCGAGGGCATCCTGGCCGTGCTCGATTTTATCACCGACAAGATACGCGAGAAGCCCGACATTACCAAAGCGCTCACCGAGGCGGACGCGAAGCAGGCCCAGGAGCGCGACAAGCAGGTCAAGATACTGGTGCCGAACACGACCGCGGGCATGATCATCGGTAAGGCCGGTGCGTACATCAAACAGATCAAGGAGGAGTCCGGCTCCTACGTGCAGATCTCGCAGAAGCCGAAAGACCTGACGCTGCAGGAGCGCTGCATCACGATCATCGGCGAGAAGGAGAACAACCGGATTGCATGCAAGATGATCCTGGCCAAGATCGTCGAAGATCCCTCATCCGGCACCTGCTTGAACGTATCATACGCAGACATCAACGGACCGGTGGCCAACTTCAACCCCACTGGTTCGCCATTCGCCGCCTCACAGAATCCCAATTTCAGCTCGAGCACCGCCTCACTCAACTCCGCCATCAGCGGGCCGCTGCCGAATGCGGCGGCCACCGGTTTGCTGGTCAACGGCACCGGGCTCAATCTGTCATTAAACCTAggtgcaccatcaccacagaCTAATCCTACCGTTACCACACAATTGCTTGATCATATTAAG AGTGCCATGAGACAGTCCGGCTACTCGGACACGGCCACGGCTGAGGTGCATGCCGCGCTCGGTGTGCTGGCAAAGTATGGCGTCCTGGGCATCGGTGTCGGGCTGCAGAACGGTACGCACTCGACCACGCTCGGCTATCTGGGCATGCCGGAGATGCAACAgtcgtcggcggcggcggcggccgctgccTCGGCCGCCACCGGCGTGTACGGTGCCGTCGGTCAGCTCAACCTCGACTCGTACCTGCACGGGGCGGGCACGGCGACGCCTCGCACTACCGCCATCGATCGCTACGATCCGACCACGTTCGATCCGTTCCGGCATCCGGGCACGCAGGCGGCGACCCCGATCTCGATCAACAACAATGCGTTCGGGCTCGGCAACCCGAGCGCCCTGAACGCGGCTGCCCAAACGCTCGGCTCGCTCAGCAAGAGCCCGACCCCGGCCGAGATGACCACGAGCAAGGAGAAGAACGTCGAAATCCCGGAAGTGATCGTAGGTGCCATCCTCG GACCGGCCGGGCGCAGTTTGGTCGAAATTCAGCACATATCCGGCGCGAACATTCAGATCTCGAAGAAGGGCATCTTTGCGCCGGGCACGCGCAACCGGATCGTCACCATCACCGGCCAGCAGAACGCGATCAACGTGGCGCAGTACCTAATAGAGGAGCGCATCAGCCAGGAGGAGACGAAGCGGGCGTGCCAGACGGCGGCCAATGCGGCGGCCACCAACAAAACGTCGGCCGCGTCGGTCGCCACCGTAACGCAATAG
- the LOC120894441 gene encoding RNA-binding protein Nova-1 isoform X6, protein MAADAAMDTTCPSPELGDSRKRPLDDGTDDGTSKRSHFSTNGKSPDAHIDPSRTVTQLNHAMELFEATGTTTATTTTATNGGGDNYHFKTLVPSVAAGAIIGKGGETIASLQKDAGARVKMSKAHDFYPGTTERICLISGTVEGILAVLDFITDKIREKPDITKALTEADAKQAQERDKQVKILVPNTTAGMIIGKAGAYIKQIKEESGSYVQISQKPKDLTLQERCITIIGEKENNRIACKMILAKIVEDPSSGTCLNVSYADINGPVANFNPTGSPFAASQNPNFSSSTASLNSAISGPLPNAAATGLLVNGTGLNLSLNLGAPSPQTNPTVTTQLLDHIKSAMRQSGYSDTATAEVHAALGVLAKYGVLGIGVGLQNGTHSTTLGYLGMPEMQQSSAAAAAAASAATGVYGAVGQLNLDSYLHGAGTATPRTTAIDRYDPTTFDPFRHPGTQAATPISINNNAFGLGNPSALNAAAQTLGSLSKSPTPAEMTTSKEKNVEIPEVIVGAILGPAGRSLVEIQHISGANIQISKKGIFAPGTRNRIVTITGQQNAINVAQYLIEERISQEETKRACQTAANAAATNKTSAASVATVTQ, encoded by the exons GTAAGTCCCCCGATGCGCACATTGATCCCAGCAGGACGGTCACACAACTGAACCACGCAATGGAACTGTTCGAAG CTACGGGAactaccaccgccaccactacCACAGCTACCAATGGCGGTGGAGACAACTATCACTTCAAGACGCTGGTACCGTCTGTCGCGGCCGGTGCCATCATCGGCAAGGGCGGCGAAACGATCGCCTCGCTACAGAAGGATGCCGGTGCCCGGGTGAAGATGTCCAAGGCGCACGACTTCTATCCCG GTACCACCGAGCGTATCTGTCTCATTAGCGGCACGGTCGAGGGCATCCTGGCCGTGCTCGATTTTATCACCGACAAGATACGCGAGAAGCCCGACATTACCAAAGCGCTCACCGAGGCGGACGCGAAGCAGGCCCAGGAGCGCGACAAGCAGGTCAAGATACTGGTGCCGAACACGACCGCGGGCATGATCATCGGTAAGGCCGGTGCGTACATCAAACAGATCAAGGAGGAGTCCGGCTCCTACGTGCAGATCTCGCAGAAGCCGAAAGACCTGACGCTGCAGGAGCGCTGCATCACGATCATCGGCGAGAAGGAGAACAACCGGATTGCATGCAAGATGATCCTGGCCAAGATCGTCGAAGATCCCTCATCCGGCACCTGCTTGAACGTATCATACGCAGACATCAACGGACCGGTGGCCAACTTCAACCCCACTGGTTCGCCATTCGCCGCCTCACAGAATCCCAATTTCAGCTCGAGCACCGCCTCACTCAACTCCGCCATCAGCGGGCCGCTGCCGAATGCGGCGGCCACCGGTTTGCTGGTCAACGGCACCGGGCTCAATCTGTCATTAAACCTAggtgcaccatcaccacagaCTAATCCTACCGTTACCACACAATTGCTTGATCATATTAAG AGTGCCATGAGACAGTCCGGCTACTCGGACACGGCCACGGCTGAGGTGCATGCCGCGCTCGGTGTGCTGGCAAAGTATGGCGTCCTGGGCATCGGTGTCGGGCTGCAGAACGGTACGCACTCGACCACGCTCGGCTATCTGGGCATGCCGGAGATGCAACAgtcgtcggcggcggcggcggccgctgccTCGGCCGCCACCGGCGTGTACGGTGCCGTCGGTCAGCTCAACCTCGACTCGTACCTGCACGGGGCGGGCACGGCGACGCCTCGCACTACCGCCATCGATCGCTACGATCCGACCACGTTCGATCCGTTCCGGCATCCGGGCACGCAGGCGGCGACCCCGATCTCGATCAACAACAATGCGTTCGGGCTCGGCAACCCGAGCGCCCTGAACGCGGCTGCCCAAACGCTCGGCTCGCTCAGCAAGAGCCCGACCCCGGCCGAGATGACCACGAGCAAGGAGAAGAACGTCGAAATCCCGGAAGTGATCGTAGGTGCCATCCTCG GACCGGCCGGGCGCAGTTTGGTCGAAATTCAGCACATATCCGGCGCGAACATTCAGATCTCGAAGAAGGGCATCTTTGCGCCGGGCACGCGCAACCGGATCGTCACCATCACCGGCCAGCAGAACGCGATCAACGTGGCGCAGTACCTAATAGAGGAGCGCATCAGCCAGGAGGAGACGAAGCGGGCGTGCCAGACGGCGGCCAATGCGGCGGCCACCAACAAAACGTCGGCCGCGTCGGTCGCCACCGTAACGCAATAG